The Mesotoga sp. UBA6090 genome has a segment encoding these proteins:
- a CDS encoding GNAT family N-acetyltransferase, translated as MKEFAAAFVKEGSYSLLGPFKDHPITYGAFENCKELGLILFEREWNNSLRIWDILVWEEYRQMEVGKKLMDAARDYAISANMRRLVLESQSCNYPAISFCLKYGFELLGFDTACYSKRDIEKHELRLEFHYFL; from the coding sequence TTGAAAGAATTCGCGGCCGCATTCGTCAAAGAGGGATCCTACAGTCTCCTCGGTCCTTTCAAAGATCATCCGATAACGTACGGAGCCTTCGAGAACTGCAAGGAACTGGGGCTGATTCTCTTCGAAAGAGAGTGGAACAACTCGCTTCGCATCTGGGATATTTTGGTCTGGGAGGAGTACCGGCAAATGGAAGTAGGAAAGAAATTGATGGATGCAGCAAGAGACTACGCAATCAGTGCTAACATGAGACGTCTCGTTCTCGAGAGTCAAAGCTGCAACTATCCGGCCATCTCCTTCTGCCTGAAATACGGATTTGAATTGCTCGGTTTCGATACGGCCTGTTATTCGAAAAGAGATATCGAAAAACATGAGCTCCGCCTTGAATTTCACTATTTTCTCTAG
- a CDS encoding calcium/sodium antiporter has protein sequence MFVSLLMLAAGFALLIKGADYLIEGSVAIAKNLGISELLIGLTIVALGTSSPELAVSIQAAIKGSDIALGNVLGSNIANIGLILGATALLTPLGVNKTTMSYEIPFVILITFASGALILGNGNGLNRSDGIVLITFFVIFMMYVFTMAKRDRNISDIVEVEGKRDIEILEKSPVLAWVATIGGTAAVILGGNFVVDGGSSIARIFGVSDMLIGTTIVAIGTSLPELVTTISAGRKNRSDLAIGNVVGSNIFNLLLVLGVSSTISPIMAQRSLAAEIIFALLLAIVLPLLLFRKKKLDRPRGALLLIIYASFLVSSILRG, from the coding sequence TTGTTTGTTTCGTTGCTGATGCTGGCCGCTGGATTTGCTTTGCTCATAAAGGGTGCCGATTATCTGATAGAGGGATCTGTCGCGATAGCCAAGAATCTGGGGATCTCCGAACTACTCATTGGCCTCACAATAGTTGCTCTGGGCACGTCGTCGCCGGAACTCGCAGTGAGTATCCAGGCGGCGATCAAAGGTTCTGACATCGCTCTGGGAAATGTTCTGGGGTCAAACATCGCGAATATTGGTTTGATTCTCGGTGCGACCGCTTTGCTTACTCCCCTTGGAGTGAACAAGACTACCATGAGTTATGAAATACCTTTCGTTATTCTTATCACCTTCGCCAGTGGAGCGTTGATACTGGGAAACGGCAACGGCCTTAACAGGAGTGACGGCATAGTCCTGATTACTTTCTTCGTAATCTTCATGATGTACGTGTTCACAATGGCTAAGAGGGACAGGAACATTTCGGACATCGTCGAGGTAGAAGGAAAGCGAGATATCGAGATTCTCGAAAAGAGTCCTGTGCTTGCCTGGGTAGCCACAATCGGAGGGACCGCAGCCGTCATTCTCGGAGGAAATTTCGTGGTCGACGGAGGTTCTTCGATTGCCCGGATATTCGGCGTGAGCGATATGCTGATTGGGACAACTATCGTGGCGATCGGGACGTCTCTTCCGGAGTTAGTGACTACCATTTCGGCAGGAAGAAAGAACCGCAGCGATCTTGCCATAGGGAATGTGGTAGGGTCGAACATCTTCAATCTGCTCCTGGTTCTAGGAGTTTCGTCCACCATCTCGCCTATCATGGCTCAGAGATCGCTTGCCGCGGAAATCATCTTTGCATTGCTTCTCGCGATAGTCCTGCCGTTGCTCCTCTTTAGAAAGAAGAAGCTGGACAGGCCAAGGGGTGCTCTGCTCCTGATAATCTACGCCTCCTTCTTAGTTTCAAGCATACTTAGAGGTTAG
- a CDS encoding glycine C-acetyltransferase, whose product MFDFDVLKREMEELEEKGLLVKIRTLESPQGAWLNIEGKKVLNMCSNNYLGLCFDEELKEAAIDGIRKWGVGPGAVRSIAGTLELHNELERELAKFKRVESTLVVQSGFNANQSVIAPIVTEEDAILSDELNHASIIDGVRLTKAMRYVWKHKDVNDLETQLRKAESDGARRKLVITDGVFSMDGDLAPLPEIVEKTNKYGAILMVDDAHGEGVLGNHGRGIVDHFGLHGSVDIEVGTLSKAFGIVGGFVAGKKTLIDYLKQKARPFLFSSSLSPAETAAAIAAVRKLSSSDELVKTLWSNAGYFKDQLTALGFDTGHTETPITPVMLYDAKLSSTFSKRLFEESIFASSIGFPTVPKGKARIRVMICASHSRKDLDFAVSKFELIGKELGVIK is encoded by the coding sequence ATGTTTGATTTTGATGTTCTTAAACGGGAAATGGAGGAGCTCGAGGAGAAGGGTCTGCTTGTCAAGATAAGGACACTTGAATCGCCTCAGGGCGCCTGGCTGAACATCGAGGGGAAGAAAGTTCTTAACATGTGCTCAAACAATTACCTTGGGCTGTGTTTCGACGAAGAGCTCAAGGAGGCGGCGATCGACGGCATAAGAAAGTGGGGGGTTGGACCTGGAGCCGTTAGGTCGATAGCGGGAACGCTTGAATTGCACAACGAGCTCGAAAGGGAACTGGCAAAGTTCAAGAGAGTCGAATCTACGCTGGTTGTTCAGTCGGGCTTCAATGCAAACCAGTCGGTAATTGCTCCGATCGTTACTGAAGAGGATGCTATTCTCTCCGATGAACTGAACCATGCAAGCATAATTGATGGAGTCAGGCTGACAAAAGCCATGAGATATGTCTGGAAGCATAAGGATGTGAACGACCTGGAGACTCAGCTGAGAAAGGCCGAGTCCGATGGGGCCAGGAGAAAGCTGGTAATAACGGACGGCGTTTTTTCGATGGACGGTGATCTTGCTCCGCTGCCTGAGATTGTCGAAAAGACGAACAAATACGGCGCGATTCTGATGGTGGACGATGCTCATGGCGAAGGTGTTCTCGGAAACCATGGGAGAGGAATAGTCGACCACTTCGGATTGCATGGAAGCGTAGATATCGAAGTCGGAACTCTTTCGAAGGCCTTTGGAATAGTGGGAGGCTTTGTCGCCGGCAAGAAGACTCTTATCGATTATCTGAAGCAGAAGGCGCGTCCATTCCTCTTCAGTTCGTCCCTCTCTCCGGCCGAAACCGCAGCCGCTATCGCGGCCGTAAGGAAGCTTTCTTCATCCGACGAACTGGTCAAGACGCTGTGGAGCAACGCAGGCTATTTTAAGGATCAGCTCACGGCGCTCGGTTTCGATACGGGACATACAGAGACTCCGATAACTCCTGTGATGCTTTACGATGCGAAGCTTTCCTCGACGTTCTCAAAAAGGCTCTTTGAAGAGTCCATATTTGCAAGCTCGATCGGCTTCCCAACCGTTCCCAAGGGAAAGGCCAGAATAAGAGTCATGATATGCGCTTCTCACTCGAGGAAGGATCTGGATTTTGCAGTCTCCAAGTTCGAATTGATCGGGAAGGAACTTGGCGTCATAAAGTAA
- the tdh gene encoding L-threonine 3-dehydrogenase, translating into MVAIVKERPAPGLTLKRVPVPGELGPHDVLVKVKRASICGTDIHIYDWDRWSQERIRPPQIGGHEFTGEVVRTGKEVTSVSIGDSVVSETHIPCQKCLQCRTGKMHICKNMQILGVHRDGVFAEYVRVPEVVLWKVDPSIPLEYASIMEPFGNAIHTALVTDLTGKNVLITGAGPIGVMAVAVAKVAGAAQVIVSEIKEFRKDLARKMGADVVIDPTEEDLPSRVRAFTEDNGADVLLEMSGNSTAFCQGLQSLTNGAVVSLLGVFPGELSFDINGLFTFKGLTMYGITGRKMFETWQVATQLLKNSRIDLSPVVTHILPADRFEEGFDVMKRGISGKVILEF; encoded by the coding sequence ATGGTTGCAATAGTTAAGGAAAGACCCGCGCCGGGCTTGACTCTAAAAAGAGTTCCTGTTCCAGGGGAGCTCGGTCCCCATGACGTGCTGGTCAAAGTCAAACGAGCTTCGATATGCGGGACCGATATTCATATTTACGATTGGGACAGGTGGTCACAGGAGAGAATTAGACCGCCTCAGATAGGCGGTCATGAATTCACCGGAGAGGTTGTTAGGACAGGAAAGGAAGTCACCTCGGTTTCGATTGGAGACTCGGTGGTTTCCGAGACCCATATACCGTGCCAGAAATGTCTTCAGTGCAGGACCGGCAAGATGCACATATGCAAGAACATGCAAATTCTCGGAGTTCACAGAGACGGAGTGTTTGCAGAGTATGTGAGAGTTCCCGAAGTTGTTTTGTGGAAAGTTGACCCTTCGATACCTCTGGAATATGCTTCGATAATGGAGCCTTTTGGAAATGCAATTCATACGGCACTTGTTACGGATCTTACCGGAAAGAACGTGTTGATCACCGGTGCTGGACCGATTGGTGTGATGGCCGTTGCGGTAGCGAAAGTTGCAGGAGCAGCGCAAGTAATCGTGTCTGAGATCAAGGAGTTCAGAAAGGATCTTGCAAGAAAGATGGGAGCCGATGTAGTGATCGATCCGACCGAAGAGGATCTTCCTTCCAGAGTGAGAGCCTTTACGGAAGACAACGGAGCCGATGTACTTCTCGAGATGTCGGGAAACTCTACCGCCTTCTGTCAGGGTCTTCAGAGTCTTACTAACGGGGCCGTCGTTTCTCTTCTTGGAGTCTTTCCCGGTGAGTTATCATTTGATATAAACGGACTGTTCACTTTCAAGGGTCTAACGATGTACGGTATAACGGGGAGAAAGATGTTCGAGACCTGGCAGGTCGCGACTCAGTTGCTTAAGAACAGTAGAATCGACCTTTCACCTGTAGTCACGCACATTCTTCCCGCAGATAGATTCGAAGAGGGTTTTGATGTCATGAAGAGAGGTATTTCCGGAAAGGTAATCCTTGAATTCTGA